One Littorina saxatilis isolate snail1 linkage group LG1, US_GU_Lsax_2.0, whole genome shotgun sequence genomic window carries:
- the LOC138960051 gene encoding valine--tRNA ligase-like, translating to MAASWCFLRLWYRNTGTKLYKSRRRWLASRYPSNFHLVKRSLASSSQCQKDNFQKITYDVKTAKGQKKDTAAPLPQAYSPQYVEAAWYDWWLSQGYFEPRQVERGEKDRFVMLLPPPNVTGTLHLGHALTNSIQDALIRWHRMKGETVLWVPGTDHAGIATQVVVEKTLWGEKRQTRHQLGRHKFEAEVWKWKQEKGNIIENQMKLLGSSFDWSRNFFTLDERPSRAVTEAFVRLHDKGKVYRDQQLVNWSCSLQSSISDIEVDNVEVEGRTKRRVPGYTRSVEFGVLSSFAYPLEDSDEEIVMSTTRLETMLGDTAVAVHPEDDRYAHLVGHRVRHPLCHRFLPIIADTFVDRAFGSGAVKITPGHDPVDREVGRRHSLPALSILDDEGKICGDVPQLFHSLPRFEAREMVRGALTDLGLYRGEVDHAMVLPVCSRSGDVVEARLKEQWFLSCQDMAQRAVEAAQRGELTFSASHHEAVWFEWLTKVRDWCLSRQLWWGHRIPAYRFQTDGGDMWLAARSETEAVSKFQQQHPDLEYLSVAQDEDVLDTWFSSALLPFSVFGWPEDTSGLRQCYPLSLMETGHDILFFWVARMVMLGLELTNTLPFKQVLLHGIVRDVHGRKMSKSLGNVIDPLDVIHGATLEELHSKVDVARLSKEEIKMTRDGQKKDFPNGIPECGTDALRFTLCGYDFKADAVQMDVLHTRTYRLFCNKIWQAFRFTQQHFHGDFTPLDTFTLSGCEGAVDMWILSALSRMVEDCDQAFTSLSLHHATRALHTFWLTHFCDVYLEYCKTVFESESNERQEAVRQMLYLVTDTFLRALSPFMPYLTEELFQRLPAKRVERGESVCIAPYPQPQQFQWQNETVEQEMREVLEIVQHVLSIRHQYSITKPFLPVYIGVESTEHQSTVEKYRSVVCKLCKAVPVHVITDTHSTQSAPTGCASSVVSTTCQLHVQLKGHVDFTRELERLSQRKQKLVEQQQNVASKLSKLMKKGKGHIPAVQKLQAKEESLTAQLKLIAASMEGVSKMRDS from the exons ATGGCAGCCTCCTGGTGCTTTTTGCGGCTCTGGTACAGAAACACTGGGACAAAGTTGTATAAATCACGAAGAAGATGGCTAGCATCAAGATACCCGTCTAATTTCCATCTTGTCAAACGATCCCTGGCTTCTTCGTCACAATGTCAG AAGGACAATTTTCAGAAGATAACATATGATGTCAAAACTGCCAAAGGACAGAAGAAAG ATACTGCGGCACCACTGCCCCAGGCCTACAGCCCTCAGTATGTGGAAGCGGCGTGGTATGACTGGTGGCTCAGTCAGGGATACTTTGAACCGCGCCAG GTGGAAaggggtgaaaaggacaggttTGTGATGCTGCTACCACCTCCCAACGTGACAGGGACGCTCCACCTGGGACATGCTCTCACTAACTCCATTCAGGATGCTCTTATACGAtg GCACCGGATGAAAGGGGAGACAGTGTTGTGGGTACCCGGCACAGACCATGCAGGCATTGCCACCCAGGTCGTCGTGGAGAAAACCTTGTGGGGAGAAAAACGACAAACAAGACACCAGCTAGGCCGACACAAATTTGAGGCTGAAGTGTGGAAATGGAAGCAAGA GAAGGGCAATATAATAGAGAACCAGATGAAATTACTGGGCTCTTCCTTTGACTGGAGTCGAAACTTCTTCACCTTGGATGAG CGGCCGTCGAGAGCAGTGACGGAGGCCTTTGTGCGTCTCCATGACAAAGGGAAAGTGTATCGAGACCAGCAGCTTGTCAACTGGTCGTGTTCTTTGCAGTCGTCCATATCCGACATTGAG GTGGACAATGTCGAGGTGGAAGGACGTACCAAACGCCGGGTGCCAGGATACACACGCAGCGTGGAATTTGGTGTTCTATCCTCTTTTGCTTATCCCCTGGAGGATTccg ATGAAGAAATAGTGATGTCAACAACACGTCTGGAAACGATGCTAGGAGACACAGCGGTAGCAGTCCACCCTGAAGACGATCGTTACGCACACCTGGTTGGTCACAGGGTTCGGCACCCACTCTGCCACCGCTTTCTTCCCATCATTGCTGACACCTTTGTGGACAGAGCATTTGGTTCAG GAGCGGTAAAGATCACCCCAGGCCATGATCCCGTCGATCGAGAAGTGGGTCGCCGACACAGCCTCCCAGCGCTGAGCATCCTGGACGATGAAGGCAAAATCTGCGGTGATGTCCCTCAACTCTTTCACTCCCTGCCACGCTTTGAGGCCCGGGAGATGGTGCGAGGTGCGCTGACGGACCTGGGTCTGTATCGAGGGGAGGTGGACCACGCCATGGTGCTGCCGGTCTGCAGTCGCTCGGGGGACGTGGTGGAAGCCAGGCTGAAAGAGCAGTGGTTTCTGTCATGTCAGGACATGGCTCAGCGCGCTGTGGAG GCAGCACAGAGAGGAGAGCTGACATTTTCCGCATCTCACCATGAGGCTGTGTGGTTTGAGTGGCTCACCAAAGTCAG ggACTGGTGTTTATCTCGTCAGCTGTGGTGGGGCCACAGAATTCCTGCGTACAGGTTTCAG ACGGACGGGGGTGACATGTGGCTTGCTGCCAGAAGTGAGACAGAAGCGGTCAGCAAGTTCCAACAGCAGCATCCTGACCTCGAGTACCTGTCTGTTGCACAAG ATGAAGATGTTTTGGACACCTGGTTTTCTTCTGCCCTGTTGCCGTTTTCAGTTTTTGGTTGGCCTGAAGAt ACCAGTGGCTTGCGTCAATGCTACCCCTTGTCGCTGATGGAGACAGGTCACGACATTCTATTTTTCTGGGTGGCTCGCATGGTCATGCTTGGCTTGGAACTCACCAACACTCTGCCATTCAAACAG GTGCTGTTGCATGGAATCGTGCGTGATGTTCATGGTCGCAAGATGAGCAAATCACTTGGGAACGTCATAGACCCACTGGACGTCATTCATGGGGCAACACTGGAG GAGCTGCACAGTAAAGTGGACGTTGCTCGGCTGAGTAAAGAGGAAATCAAGATGACGCGGGACGGACAAAAGAAAGACTTTCCAAACGGTATCCCTGAATGCGGCACTGACGCTCTGCGATTTACACTGTGTGGCTATGACTTCAAAg cgGATGCAGTGCAGATGGATGTGCTACACACGCGGACATACAGACTGTTCTGCAACAAGATCTGGCAAGCGTTCCGCTTCACACAGCAACACTTCCACGGAGACTTCACACCGCTTGACACTTTTACA CTGTCAGGATGTGAAGGGGCGGTGGACATGTGGATCCTGAGCGCTCTGAGCCGGATGGTGGAGGACTGTGACCAAGCCTTCACCTCCCTCAGCCTGCACCACGCCACCAGGGCGCTCCACACCTTCTGGCTCACCCACTTCTGTGACGTCTACCTG GAATACTGCAAAACAGTGTTTGAGTCAGAAAGCAACGAGCGTCAGGAGGCTGTTCGTCAAATGCTCTACCTGGTTACCGACACCTTTCTCAGAGCCCTGAGTCCCTTCATGCCTTACCTGACTGAAGAACTGTTCCAAAGACTGCCTGCAAAGAGGGTTGAGAggggtgagagtgtgtgtatagCACCCTACCCACAGCCACAGCAG TTTCAGTGGCAGAACGAAACAGTGGAGCAAGAGATGAGAGAAGTGCTGGAGATTGTTCAGCATGTTCTGTCCATTCGCCACCAGTACAGCATCACAAAGCCTTTTCTGCCAG TGTACATTGGTGTGGAGAGCACAGAGCATCAGAGCACAGTGGAAAAGTACCGGAGTGTGGTGTGTAAACTGTGCAAGGCAGTCCCTGTACACGTcatcactgacacacacagcacacagtcTGCACCCACCGGCTGTGCCTCCAGCGTCGTCAGCACAACGTGTCAGTTACACGTACAGCTTAAG GGCCACGTTGATTTCACCCGTGAGCTGGAGCGATTGTCTCAGCGCAAGCAGAAGCTGGTTGAACAGCAGCAGAATGTAGCGAGCAAACTGTCCAAGCTGATGAAGAAGGGCAAAGGTCACATACCTGCCGTGCAGAAACTACAGGCCAAG GAGGAGTCGCTGACAGCCCAGCTGAAACTTATCGCAGCCAGCATGGAGGGGGTGTCCAAGATGAGGGATAGCTAA